In Deinococcus maricopensis DSM 21211, one genomic interval encodes:
- a CDS encoding cation diffusion facilitator family transporter, producing the protein MLLTPTRLALGSVLIGLLVLALKFVAYQLTGSVALYSDALESIINVVASIAALIALRISARPADANHPYGHTKAEYFSAVLEGTLILLAAFAILREAVLGFMHPRAFDANSTGLLISGGASVLNGVWATLLLRFGQRWRSAALTADGRHLITDVVTSVGVLVGVGLAALTGWRVLDPLLAAVVAVNVLWSGWQLVRESVGGLMDAAPAPEVVAQIRDIIARTAVGALEAHDVRARHAGHATFIEFHLVVPGDMRVAEAHGICDRLEETLQAQIEGAVVTIHVEPEGQAKHTGVLVL; encoded by the coding sequence ATGTTGCTCACCCCCACCCGACTTGCCCTTGGCAGTGTCCTGATCGGCCTGCTCGTCCTCGCCCTCAAGTTCGTCGCGTACCAGCTGACCGGGAGCGTCGCGCTGTATTCCGACGCTCTGGAAAGCATCATCAATGTGGTGGCGTCGATCGCGGCGCTGATCGCTCTGCGCATCAGCGCGCGCCCCGCGGACGCGAACCACCCGTACGGGCACACCAAGGCGGAGTACTTCTCCGCTGTGCTGGAGGGCACACTGATTCTGCTGGCCGCGTTCGCGATCCTGCGCGAAGCGGTACTGGGCTTCATGCACCCACGAGCGTTCGACGCGAACAGCACCGGCCTGCTCATCAGCGGCGGCGCGTCCGTCCTGAACGGCGTGTGGGCGACCCTGCTGCTGCGGTTCGGGCAGCGCTGGCGTTCGGCCGCCCTCACGGCCGACGGGCGCCACCTGATCACGGACGTCGTGACGTCCGTGGGGGTGCTGGTGGGCGTCGGTCTGGCGGCCCTCACCGGCTGGCGCGTCCTCGACCCCCTGCTGGCGGCGGTCGTGGCCGTGAACGTCCTGTGGTCCGGGTGGCAGCTCGTGCGGGAGTCCGTGGGCGGCCTGATGGACGCGGCGCCCGCGCCGGAAGTGGTCGCGCAGATCCGCGACATCATCGCCCGAACCGCTGTGGGGGCGCTGGAGGCGCATGACGTGCGGGCGCGGCACGCGGGCCACGCGACGTTCATCGAGTTCCACCTGGTGGTGCCGGGCGACATGCGCGTGGCGGAAGCGCACGGCATCTGTGACCGCCTCGAGGAGACCCTGCAGGCGCAGATCGAGGGGGCGGTGGTGACCATTCACGTTGAGCCTGAAGGGCAGGCGAAGCACACGGGCGTGCTCGTCCTCTGA
- a CDS encoding quinone oxidoreductase family protein: MRAVRVHQPGEASALVLDDLPMPVPGPGEARVKLTYAGLNFIDVYHRTGLYPLPLPAILGSEGAGTVDAVGAGVTDVRVGERVAFALHRGTYAEYAVVPTWKLLPVPDGVSDAQAAALLLQGLTAHALALSTVPLKSGNTCLVHAASGGVGLLLTQIARRQGARVLATVGSAEKAALARNAGADEVMLYRDVDFETEVQRLTAGAGVDVVYDAVGRDTFAKGLNVLRPRGTMVLYGAASGPVEPLDPQVLNQKGSLFLTRPTLGHYVATPEELRERAADLFAWLADGTLHLRIDRTFPLAQAAEAHRYIEARGTKGKVLLQVP; the protein is encoded by the coding sequence ATGCGTGCCGTTCGAGTGCATCAGCCCGGAGAAGCCAGCGCCCTCGTCCTTGATGATCTGCCGATGCCCGTGCCCGGCCCCGGGGAGGCGCGCGTGAAGCTGACGTACGCCGGCCTGAACTTCATTGACGTGTACCACCGCACGGGCCTGTACCCGTTGCCGCTGCCGGCCATTCTGGGCAGCGAGGGGGCCGGCACCGTCGACGCGGTGGGGGCGGGCGTGACGGACGTTCGCGTGGGTGAGCGGGTGGCGTTCGCGCTGCACCGCGGCACGTACGCCGAGTACGCCGTCGTGCCCACCTGGAAGTTGCTGCCCGTTCCGGACGGCGTGAGTGACGCGCAGGCGGCCGCGCTGCTGCTCCAGGGTCTGACCGCGCACGCCCTGGCGCTCAGCACTGTTCCCCTGAAGTCCGGTAACACCTGCCTCGTCCACGCGGCGTCCGGCGGGGTGGGGTTGCTGCTGACGCAGATTGCGCGGCGGCAGGGTGCGCGCGTGCTCGCCACGGTCGGGAGCGCCGAGAAGGCCGCGCTCGCCCGGAATGCGGGCGCGGACGAGGTGATGCTGTACCGCGACGTGGACTTCGAAACGGAGGTGCAGCGCCTGACGGCCGGCGCGGGGGTGGACGTCGTGTACGACGCCGTCGGGCGGGACACCTTCGCGAAGGGCCTGAACGTACTGCGGCCACGCGGCACGATGGTGCTGTACGGCGCGGCGAGCGGGCCCGTGGAGCCGCTGGATCCGCAGGTGCTCAACCAGAAGGGCAGCCTGTTCCTGACCCGGCCGACCCTCGGGCATTACGTGGCGACCCCGGAGGAGCTGCGCGAGCGGGCCGCGGATCTGTTCGCGTGGCTCGCGGACGGGACGCTGCACCTGCGGATTGATCGGACGTTCCCGCTGGCGCAGGCGGCCGAAGCGCACCGGTACATCGAGGCGCGGGGGACGAAGGGGAAGGTGCTGTTGCAGGTGCCCTGA
- a CDS encoding winged helix-turn-helix domain-containing protein: MARILIVDDDPAILEILGAYLRADGHAVLEAQDGHAGQARLPEADLALLDWMLPGVSGLELARAQRRLHPDFPLLLLTARGEEEDRLLGLEVGADDYVTKPFSPREVVARVRALLRRARIHDRVSSGGLELDERQRTAHLDGQALALSKLEFDLLLTLARHPGFVWSRDRLLERVWGGDFPGVERVVDVHMAGLRRKLGEAPEQPRFIRTVRGVGYCFQEDA, translated from the coding sequence ATGGCGCGCATTCTGATCGTTGACGACGACCCGGCCATTCTGGAGATCCTCGGCGCCTACCTCCGCGCCGACGGGCACGCCGTCCTGGAAGCGCAGGACGGGCACGCCGGGCAGGCGCGTCTGCCCGAAGCGGACCTCGCGCTGCTCGACTGGATGCTGCCGGGCGTGAGTGGCCTGGAGCTCGCGCGGGCGCAGCGGCGTCTCCACCCGGACTTTCCGCTGCTGCTGCTGACGGCGCGCGGCGAGGAGGAGGACCGCCTGCTGGGTCTGGAGGTCGGCGCGGACGATTACGTCACGAAGCCGTTCTCGCCGCGCGAGGTGGTGGCGCGCGTGCGGGCACTCCTGCGCCGCGCCCGCATTCATGACCGCGTGTCGTCCGGAGGGCTGGAACTCGATGAGCGGCAGCGCACGGCGCACCTCGACGGTCAGGCGCTCGCATTGTCGAAACTGGAGTTCGACCTGCTGCTGACGCTCGCGCGCCACCCCGGGTTCGTCTGGTCGCGTGATCGCCTGCTGGAACGCGTGTGGGGCGGGGACTTCCCCGGCGTGGAGCGCGTCGTGGACGTGCACATGGCGGGCCTGCGCCGCAAACTCGGGGAGGCGCCGGAGCAGCCGCGCTTCATCCGGACGGTCCGCGGCGTTGGCTACTGCTTTCAGGAGGACGCGTGA
- a CDS encoding GAF domain-containing protein, translating into MTESGRDRELERLKALARYAILDTLPEEAFDRLANLASHIFEVPIALISFVSEDSQFFKACLGLDMRQTDRSLSFCAYAIEADEVMCVPDATLDARFADNALVTGYPGIRFYAGAPMTTPDGFKLGTVCLIDTVPRAPLSAEEQALLASLAAMAVDELELRRKTLALERETHANATLLAHVRRTARHADALVALSELTDLDLTPRELAVQSAALVAREGRLDWVGLVMHDDTLMTVLPLYAAADLTPELAAHLALPPRVTLQDLSVLHARARAAYADDAAALPAMHAALQAHGVRGSALLPLGSFADVTYSVCAVRRAHQGWTPADRALLSMYGRSVAERLRRAPTRPAQPPSDAAALQVEVRVGPLRVHLQQRRLSLGARGVKLTPLELQVLLVFARAPERLFTRAELERLAWPDARPDSRNTLNVHLASLRRKLEELTPDVSILTVRGVGFVLHLEATMAPPA; encoded by the coding sequence GTGACGGAAAGCGGACGGGACCGAGAACTGGAGCGACTGAAAGCGCTTGCGCGCTACGCCATTCTCGACACCCTCCCCGAAGAAGCCTTCGACCGGCTCGCGAACCTCGCCTCGCACATCTTCGAGGTGCCCATCGCGCTGATCTCCTTCGTAAGCGAAGACAGCCAGTTCTTCAAGGCCTGCCTGGGCCTCGACATGCGCCAGACCGACCGCTCCCTGTCGTTCTGCGCGTACGCCATCGAGGCCGACGAGGTGATGTGCGTGCCCGACGCCACGCTCGACGCCCGCTTCGCCGACAACGCCCTCGTGACCGGCTACCCCGGCATCCGCTTCTACGCGGGCGCGCCCATGACCACCCCGGACGGCTTCAAGCTCGGCACGGTCTGCCTCATCGACACCGTCCCGCGCGCGCCCCTCAGCGCCGAAGAACAGGCCCTGCTCGCGAGCCTCGCGGCCATGGCCGTCGACGAACTGGAACTCCGCCGCAAAACGCTCGCGCTCGAACGCGAAACGCACGCGAACGCCACGCTGCTCGCGCACGTGCGCCGCACCGCCAGGCACGCGGACGCCCTCGTGGCGCTCAGCGAACTGACCGACCTCGACCTGACGCCCCGCGAACTCGCCGTGCAGAGCGCCGCCCTCGTCGCCCGCGAAGGCCGACTCGACTGGGTCGGCCTCGTCATGCACGACGACACCCTCATGACCGTGCTGCCCCTCTACGCCGCCGCGGACCTCACGCCCGAACTCGCCGCGCACCTCGCGCTGCCACCCCGGGTGACGCTGCAGGACCTGAGCGTCCTGCACGCCCGCGCCCGCGCCGCCTACGCCGACGACGCGGCCGCCCTACCCGCCATGCACGCCGCCCTCCAGGCGCACGGCGTGCGCGGCTCCGCGCTCCTGCCGCTGGGCAGCTTCGCGGACGTCACGTACAGCGTGTGCGCGGTCCGCCGCGCGCACCAGGGCTGGACGCCCGCGGACCGCGCGCTGCTCAGCATGTACGGACGCAGCGTCGCGGAACGCCTGCGGCGCGCCCCCACGCGCCCCGCGCAGCCGCCCTCCGACGCGGCGGCACTCCAGGTGGAGGTGCGGGTCGGCCCGCTCAGGGTGCACCTCCAGCAGCGGCGCCTGTCGCTGGGGGCGCGCGGCGTGAAGCTCACGCCGCTGGAGTTGCAGGTCCTGCTGGTGTTCGCGCGCGCGCCGGAGCGGCTGTTCACGCGCGCGGAACTGGAGCGCCTCGCGTGGCCGGACGCGCGCCCGGACAGCCGCAACACCCTGAACGTGCACCTCGCCAGCCTCCGCCGGAAACTCGAGGAACTCACACCAGACGTGTCCATCCTGACGGTGCGCGGGGTCGGGTTCGTGCTGCACCTCGAAGCGACGATGGCGCCGCCCGCCTGA
- a CDS encoding GTP-binding protein produces the protein MTPLKLVVSGPVGAGKTTFVQTLSETAVVATEAEASEDIGKVHTTVAMDFGTLTLEGQTLHLYGTPGQDRFDFMWDVLCEGALGLALLLAGDRPQDFAPARHILDHITSRYALPFVVGVTRQDQPRVWLPEGVALYFGVPSAQVLGINATDPDSARTLLIALLERTLAAPTARP, from the coding sequence ATGACGCCCCTGAAGCTCGTGGTGAGCGGCCCGGTGGGCGCCGGGAAGACCACGTTCGTGCAGACCCTCAGCGAAACGGCTGTCGTCGCCACGGAGGCGGAGGCCAGCGAGGACATCGGGAAGGTCCACACGACCGTGGCGATGGATTTCGGCACGCTCACGCTGGAAGGGCAGACGCTGCACCTGTACGGCACGCCCGGCCAGGACCGCTTTGACTTCATGTGGGACGTGCTGTGCGAGGGCGCGCTCGGCCTCGCACTGCTGCTGGCCGGTGACCGACCGCAGGACTTCGCGCCGGCGCGGCACATCCTCGATCACATCACCAGCCGGTACGCGCTGCCGTTCGTGGTGGGCGTCACCCGTCAGGACCAGCCGCGTGTCTGGCTACCGGAGGGTGTCGCGTTGTACTTCGGGGTGCCGTCCGCGCAGGTGCTCGGCATCAACGCCACCGATCCGGACAGCGCGCGCACGCTGCTGATCGCCCTGCTGGAACGCACCCTCGCGGCACCAACCGCCAGACCCTGA
- a CDS encoding sensor histidine kinase, whose product MKLFPRLFLGHLLVILVALAALFGLAELTAPGFYRHHVEQMVQLLGPEGRALRPDLERGMRRTLTGALVAAVPFAVLIAAVTASVTSRRIVRSVQLLSDGSQALAAGQYGRRLPDAGRDELGVLARNFNVLARSLERVEQDRVALLGNVGHELRTPLAALRGYTEGLADGVMTAPQVAPAILREVRAIERLASDLSLVSRVEAGQVALHASTFSAHDLLLAAADRFEDAYRERGVALHRPAHATPLPVHADFDRALQVLSNLLANALRHTPSGGRVTLNADATAGQVTFAVQDTGSGIPPEHLTRIFERFYRVDAARTRSDGSGVGLTIARSLVLQMGGQLSVTSSPAGSTFTFTLPRPSPAHP is encoded by the coding sequence GTGAAGCTGTTCCCGCGGCTGTTCCTCGGGCACCTGCTGGTGATCCTCGTCGCGCTCGCCGCGCTGTTCGGGCTGGCGGAACTGACGGCGCCCGGCTTCTACCGGCACCACGTGGAGCAGATGGTGCAGCTGCTCGGCCCCGAAGGTCGCGCGCTGCGCCCCGACCTGGAACGCGGGATGCGCCGCACCCTGACCGGCGCGCTCGTGGCCGCCGTGCCGTTCGCGGTGCTGATCGCCGCCGTGACGGCCTCCGTGACCTCGCGGCGCATCGTGCGTTCCGTTCAGCTGCTCTCGGACGGCAGTCAGGCGCTCGCCGCCGGGCAGTACGGGCGGCGCCTGCCCGACGCGGGCCGTGACGAGCTGGGCGTGCTGGCGCGCAACTTCAACGTCCTGGCGCGCTCGCTGGAGCGCGTGGAGCAGGACCGGGTGGCGCTGCTCGGCAACGTCGGGCATGAGCTGCGCACGCCGCTCGCGGCGCTGCGCGGCTACACCGAGGGCCTCGCGGACGGGGTGATGACCGCGCCGCAGGTGGCGCCCGCCATCCTGCGGGAGGTCCGCGCCATCGAACGCCTGGCCAGTGACCTGAGCCTCGTGTCCAGGGTGGAGGCGGGGCAGGTGGCGCTGCACGCCAGCACCTTCAGCGCCCACGACCTGCTCCTGGCGGCCGCGGACCGTTTCGAGGACGCCTACCGGGAGCGCGGCGTGGCGCTGCACCGACCGGCGCACGCCACCCCGCTGCCGGTCCACGCGGACTTCGACCGGGCCCTTCAGGTCCTCTCGAACCTGCTGGCGAACGCCCTGCGGCACACGCCGAGCGGTGGGCGCGTCACGCTGAACGCGGACGCCACTGCCGGGCAGGTGACCTTCGCGGTGCAGGACACGGGTAGCGGCATCCCCCCCGAGCACCTGACGCGCATCTTCGAGCGGTTCTACCGCGTGGATGCCGCCCGGACGCGCAGCGACGGCAGCGGCGTGGGCCTCACGATCGCGCGCAGCCTCGTGCTTCAGATGGGCGGGCAGCTGAGCGTCACGTCCAGCCCGGCGGGCAGCACGTTCACCTTCACGCTGCCGCGCCCGTCCCCCGCTCACCCCTGA
- a CDS encoding roadblock/LC7 domain-containing protein → MTTAVLSKQDQLRTALHQLRSALPELRGTLIATADGLPIAQMMGEGTDATRVAAMAATAVGLGKRINDTLGSGDLTEMSVSGTDGQVYIYAAGRKGVLAVVAPTGMNLGLLHMEARDAAQAVASIL, encoded by the coding sequence ATGACCACCGCCGTACTCAGCAAACAGGATCAACTTCGCACCGCCCTGCATCAGCTTCGTAGCGCCCTGCCGGAACTGCGCGGCACGCTGATCGCCACGGCCGACGGGCTGCCCATCGCGCAGATGATGGGCGAAGGCACCGACGCCACGCGCGTCGCGGCGATGGCGGCCACGGCGGTTGGCCTGGGCAAACGCATCAACGACACGCTCGGTTCCGGCGACCTCACAGAAATGAGCGTCAGCGGCACGGACGGTCAGGTGTACATCTACGCGGCGGGCCGCAAGGGCGTGCTCGCGGTCGTCGCGCCGACCGGCATGAACCTCGGCCTGCTGCACATGGAAGCGCGCGACGCGGCGCAGGCCGTCGCCAGCATCCTCTGA
- a CDS encoding DoxX family protein, translating to MTTTRTTPTPTTLARTDLALAVLRILIGLIFVAHGAQKIFSYTLSGTVGAFTEMGVPLPPLTAPSIAFIELIGGAALVSGFFTRAAAVLLALDMLGAIIFVHLKAGFFNPAGIEFPLALLAANAALALTGAGRYAFDALRTRTAA from the coding sequence ATGACCACGACCCGCACCACCCCCACGCCCACCACCCTCGCCCGCACTGACCTCGCCCTCGCGGTCCTCCGCATCCTGATCGGCCTGATCTTCGTCGCCCACGGCGCCCAGAAGATCTTCAGCTACACCCTCAGCGGCACCGTCGGCGCCTTCACCGAGATGGGCGTCCCCCTCCCACCCCTCACTGCCCCCTCCATCGCCTTCATCGAACTGATCGGCGGCGCCGCCCTCGTCAGCGGCTTCTTCACGCGCGCCGCCGCCGTCCTCCTCGCCCTCGACATGCTCGGCGCGATCATCTTCGTGCACCTCAAGGCTGGCTTCTTCAACCCTGCCGGCATCGAATTCCCCCTCGCGCTCCTCGCCGCCAACGCCGCCCTCGCCCTCACCGGCGCCGGCCGCTACGCCTTCGACGCCCTGCGCACCCGCACCGCCGCCTGA
- a CDS encoding alpha/beta fold hydrolase has product MPFTYRTPGLVITDHELPVPLDHTNPHGPTITVFAREVALPEGQNRPYLVFFQGGPGSEAPRPVTAGQPGWLHRALQDYRVLLLDQRGTGRSTPVGHLPDRTPDAQAAYLRCFRADSIVRDAECLRQHLGVDAWSVLGQSFGGFCVTTYLSLAPDALTEAFITGGLPAPGHHPDDVYRATYARVLDRNRRFYDRYPQDLDRVRAITARLQREDLRLPNGDRLTARRFLQLGQVLGMSSGAERLHYLLDLPVDSPAFLHDAAATLTFGRNPLYAVLHEACWADSSVTGWSAARVQPEAFDTLELFTGEMVFPWMFDEYAALQPLQAAAEQLAAQPWGPLYDPARLQANTVPVAAAIYADDMYVERAFSEATAGMIRGAQVWLTNEYEHDGLRASGDRVIGRLIDLVRGRL; this is encoded by the coding sequence ATGCCGTTCACCTACCGCACCCCCGGCCTCGTCATCACCGACCACGAACTGCCGGTGCCCCTCGACCACACGAACCCACACGGCCCGACCATCACAGTCTTCGCGCGCGAAGTCGCCTTGCCCGAAGGGCAGAACCGCCCGTACCTCGTCTTCTTCCAGGGCGGCCCCGGTTCCGAAGCGCCCCGCCCCGTCACCGCCGGCCAGCCCGGCTGGCTGCACCGCGCCCTGCAGGACTACCGCGTCCTGCTCCTCGATCAGCGCGGCACCGGCCGCTCCACCCCCGTCGGCCACCTGCCGGACCGGACGCCCGACGCGCAGGCCGCGTACCTCCGGTGCTTCCGCGCGGACTCCATCGTCCGCGACGCCGAATGCCTCCGCCAGCACCTCGGCGTGGACGCCTGGAGTGTCCTCGGACAGAGTTTCGGCGGCTTCTGCGTCACCACGTACCTGTCGCTCGCCCCGGACGCCCTCACGGAAGCGTTCATCACCGGCGGCCTCCCCGCCCCGGGCCACCACCCTGACGACGTGTACCGCGCCACGTACGCCCGCGTGCTCGACCGCAACCGCCGCTTCTACGACCGGTACCCGCAGGACCTGGACCGCGTGCGCGCCATCACCGCCCGCCTCCAACGCGAGGACCTCCGCCTGCCGAATGGCGACCGCCTCACCGCGCGGCGCTTCCTGCAACTCGGGCAGGTGCTCGGCATGAGCAGCGGCGCGGAACGACTCCACTACCTCCTCGACCTGCCCGTCGACTCGCCCGCCTTCCTGCACGACGCCGCCGCGACGCTCACCTTCGGACGCAACCCCCTGTACGCCGTCCTGCACGAGGCGTGCTGGGCGGACAGCAGCGTCACCGGCTGGTCCGCCGCTCGCGTACAGCCCGAAGCGTTCGACACCCTCGAACTGTTCACGGGGGAGATGGTGTTCCCGTGGATGTTCGACGAGTACGCGGCCCTCCAGCCCCTGCAGGCCGCCGCCGAACAACTCGCCGCGCAACCCTGGGGCCCCCTGTACGACCCCGCGCGACTGCAGGCGAACACCGTGCCCGTCGCGGCGGCCATCTACGCGGACGACATGTACGTGGAGCGCGCGTTCTCCGAAGCGACCGCGGGCATGATCCGGGGCGCGCAGGTCTGGCTGACCAACGAGTACGAGCATGACGGCCTGCGCGCGTCCGGGGACCGCGTGATCGGCCGCCTGATCGACCTGGTGCGCGGGCGCCTCTGA
- a CDS encoding VOC family protein, giving the protein MTQPTTPTLTDLTLGPVELSVADLGRSVAFYAHVLGMAVLDRAPTTATLGHPAQPLLLLTEQPGAQPARPTAPGLYHFAVLLPTRADLARWVQHAASTGLRIGQSDHLVSEAFYLQDPDGHGIEVYRDRPRDTWRWQDGHVQMAGDPIDLQGLLAEPGADAPFTGLPAGTVMGHVHLRVSDLNATETFYRDVLGFDVVARWPGALFISVHGYHHHFGLNTWGGARRAPAGETASALMRVNVNLPHATDLDALGARLHRADVPFHRERDTLDVHDPAGNPLRFRHGP; this is encoded by the coding sequence ATGACCCAGCCCACCACCCCCACCCTGACCGACCTGACGCTCGGCCCCGTCGAACTGAGCGTCGCGGACCTCGGACGCAGCGTCGCCTTCTACGCGCACGTGCTCGGCATGGCCGTCCTCGACCGCGCGCCCACCACCGCCACGCTCGGCCACCCGGCCCAACCCCTGCTGCTCCTCACCGAACAGCCAGGCGCGCAGCCCGCGCGGCCCACCGCCCCGGGCCTCTACCACTTCGCGGTGCTGCTCCCCACCCGCGCCGACCTCGCCCGCTGGGTGCAGCACGCCGCCAGCACCGGCCTCCGCATCGGCCAGAGCGACCACCTCGTCAGCGAAGCCTTCTACCTCCAGGACCCCGACGGGCACGGCATCGAAGTGTACCGGGACCGCCCGCGCGACACCTGGCGCTGGCAGGACGGCCACGTGCAGATGGCCGGCGACCCCATCGACCTGCAGGGCCTGCTCGCCGAACCCGGCGCGGACGCCCCGTTCACCGGCCTGCCCGCAGGCACCGTCATGGGGCACGTCCACCTGCGCGTCAGCGACCTCAACGCCACCGAAACCTTCTACCGGGACGTGCTGGGCTTCGACGTCGTCGCGCGCTGGCCGGGCGCGCTGTTCATCTCCGTCCACGGCTACCACCACCACTTCGGCCTGAACACCTGGGGGGGCGCGCGGCGCGCCCCGGCCGGCGAGACCGCCAGCGCGCTCATGCGCGTAAACGTGAACCTGCCGCACGCCACGGACCTCGACGCCCTGGGCGCCCGCCTGCACCGCGCCGACGTGCCCTTCCACCGCGAACGCGACACCCTTGACGTCCACGACCCGGCGGGCAACCCCCTGCGCTTCCGGCACGGCCCCTGA
- a CDS encoding NAD(P)-dependent oxidoreductase has product MNGSVSPVGFLGLGVMGQPMALNLARTGTPLVVWNRTAARCAPLRDLGADVAETPAEVFARARTVIVMLVDEAAIDAVLRRGTAEFPAFVAGRTLVVTSSITPEYSRALAAEVGAHGGTYVEAPVSGSRIPAEQGALVGMLAGDEAVVEALRPILQPVCRAVVYCGPVGHALLMKFAVNLFLNVMVAGLAEAAHFAGQQGLDLRQFQAVLDAGPMASGVSRLKVAKLVERDFSVQAAVSDALNSARMISETARASGTAAPLIDLTRALLAETVALGAPREDMIAVVRALEARTTAGGEGAPLQQLAEDRSG; this is encoded by the coding sequence ATGAACGGTTCCGTTTCTCCTGTTGGTTTTCTCGGGCTGGGCGTGATGGGCCAGCCCATGGCCCTGAATCTTGCTCGTACGGGCACACCCCTCGTGGTGTGGAACCGGACGGCCGCGCGGTGTGCGCCGCTGCGTGACCTCGGCGCGGACGTCGCGGAGACGCCCGCCGAGGTGTTCGCGCGTGCCCGCACCGTGATCGTGATGCTCGTGGACGAAGCGGCCATTGACGCTGTTCTCCGACGGGGCACGGCCGAGTTCCCGGCGTTCGTGGCGGGGCGGACGCTCGTCGTGACCAGTTCCATCACGCCGGAGTACTCGCGCGCCCTCGCAGCCGAGGTGGGCGCGCACGGCGGCACGTACGTGGAAGCGCCCGTGTCCGGGTCGCGCATTCCCGCTGAACAGGGCGCGCTGGTCGGCATGCTCGCGGGGGACGAGGCCGTGGTGGAGGCGCTGCGGCCGATCTTGCAGCCTGTGTGCCGCGCGGTGGTGTACTGCGGGCCGGTGGGGCACGCCCTGCTGATGAAGTTCGCCGTGAACCTGTTCCTGAACGTCATGGTCGCGGGTCTCGCGGAAGCGGCGCACTTTGCGGGGCAGCAGGGGCTGGACCTGCGACAGTTCCAGGCGGTGCTGGACGCGGGGCCCATGGCGAGTGGCGTTTCGCGCCTGAAGGTCGCGAAGCTGGTTGAGCGGGACTTTTCGGTGCAGGCGGCGGTCAGTGACGCGCTCAACAGTGCGCGCATGATCAGTGAGACTGCGCGCGCGTCGGGGACGGCGGCGCCGCTGATCGACCTGACGCGCGCCCTGCTGGCGGAGACGGTGGCGCTGGGCGCGCCGCGCGAGGACATGATCGCGGTGGTGCGCGCCCTTGAGGCGCGCACCACCGCCGGGGGTGAAGGGGCGCCGCTCCAGCAACTGGCTGAGGACAGGTCCGGGTAG
- a CDS encoding MarR family winged helix-turn-helix transcriptional regulator produces MPENAALEHATYLALQTLAVRLHDDTEELFKREGLSATQFNVLRILRGAGEHPLTCGEIAARLINRDPDVTRLLDRLEKQGLVERARSTQDRRVLLTRLSPQGRALVDRFDAPLADLHHRQFQHLSTERLHLLLTLLRAASAQGQHP; encoded by the coding sequence ATGCCAGAGAACGCCGCCCTCGAACACGCGACCTACCTCGCCCTGCAGACGCTTGCGGTGCGTCTCCACGACGACACCGAGGAGCTGTTCAAGCGGGAGGGGCTGAGCGCCACGCAGTTCAACGTCCTGCGGATCCTGCGCGGAGCCGGGGAACACCCCCTGACCTGCGGCGAGATCGCCGCGCGGCTGATCAACCGCGATCCGGACGTGACCCGCCTGCTCGACCGCCTGGAAAAGCAGGGGCTGGTGGAGCGCGCGCGCAGCACGCAGGACCGGCGCGTGCTGCTCACACGCCTGTCCCCGCAGGGGCGCGCACTCGTGGACCGTTTCGACGCGCCCCTGGCGGACCTGCATCACCGTCAGTTCCAGCACCTCTCGACCGAACGCCTGCACCTGCTGCTCACGTTGCTGCGAGCAGCGAGCGCCCAGGGTCAACACCCCTGA